One region of Fervidicoccaceae archaeon genomic DNA includes:
- the prf1 gene encoding peptide chain release factor aRF-1 yields the protein MSFQISKEQLRALLKELKQWRAPATTLLSLYIPPGRPVSDVVNMLRTELSITDNIKLKRTKDAVQTSLSMAIDRLSSISKIPENGLVLFCGVNSDTGKQICMMFSPPETVKIYYYRTDKWFHTEFLEEMVSEKNYYGLIIIERDEATIGLLKGTTIELLDNLMSYIPGKHTKGGQSQRRFDRIIEQMVEDFYKTVAERVKQLFEPILLEGKLKGILIGGPGYSKQDFVNGEYLEKRFRDLVINKLIDVGYQNEAGLRELVIKASDVLQDHRYSDAFKRVEELKTHMAKADGLAIFGYDEVKQAADIGALQVLLVVEDHPLIDELEALAKKSGAELVVVPLNSPEGEWLQSSFEGIAGIVRYKIF from the coding sequence ATGAGCTTCCAGATTTCTAAGGAGCAGCTGAGGGCTTTGCTCAAGGAGCTGAAGCAGTGGAGGGCGCCTGCAACAACACTGCTTTCCTTGTATATTCCCCCAGGGAGGCCCGTTAGCGATGTTGTCAACATGCTGAGAACCGAACTGAGTATAACCGATAACATTAAGCTAAAGCGAACGAAGGATGCCGTCCAAACATCCTTGAGCATGGCTATAGACAGGCTTTCAAGCATTTCCAAAATCCCTGAGAACGGGTTAGTTCTATTCTGTGGAGTCAACTCGGATACGGGAAAGCAGATATGCATGATGTTTTCCCCTCCTGAGACTGTTAAGATCTATTACTACAGAACAGATAAGTGGTTCCACACAGAGTTTCTCGAGGAAATGGTTTCCGAGAAGAACTATTATGGGCTAATAATAATTGAGAGGGATGAAGCAACAATAGGGCTTCTGAAGGGAACTACTATAGAGCTTCTCGACAACCTCATGAGCTATATTCCGGGAAAGCATACAAAAGGAGGGCAGAGCCAAAGGAGGTTCGATAGGATAATTGAGCAGATGGTTGAGGACTTCTACAAGACTGTGGCTGAGAGGGTCAAGCAGCTCTTTGAACCAATCCTTCTTGAGGGAAAGTTAAAGGGAATACTGATTGGCGGCCCGGGCTATAGTAAGCAAGACTTTGTGAATGGGGAGTATCTTGAGAAGCGGTTCAGAGATCTGGTCATTAATAAGCTTATAGACGTTGGTTACCAGAATGAAGCGGGATTGAGAGAGCTGGTGATAAAGGCCTCTGATGTTCTTCAGGACCACAGATATTCAGATGCATTCAAGAGGGTTGAGGAATTGAAAACTCATATGGCTAAGGCAGATGGACTGGCCATTTTTGGCTATGATGAGGTTAAACAGGCTGCTGATATTGGAGCTCTTCAGGTCTTGCTTGTTGTGGAGGATCACCCCCTCATTGACGAATTGGAAGCTCTAGCAAAGAAGTCTGGTGCAGAATTGGTAGTTGTTCCCCTGAATTCTCCGGAGGGGGAATGGCTCCAGAGCTCCTTTGAAGGAATTGCAGGCATAGTGCGCTACAAGATATTCTAG
- a CDS encoding SufS family cysteine desulfurase, with product MRLTFDVDRVREDFPILNRKINGRQLIYFDNAATTQRPKQVVEAIARFYLHSNANVHRGMHALSQEASQMFEEAHETVAKFINADSWQEIVLTLNTTDSINLVAWGWGLKNLSPGDEILLTVMDHHSNMLPWRIVASKLGAVVKYVDIDDEGRINYDDLEEKLNERTKIVAFPMASNVVGTINDIRRISRLAHSVGAIVVGDGAQYVPHVPTDVRSLELDFMAFSGHKMLGPMGVGILWGRRDVLEELMPFRVGGETIEDVTLESIKWQPLPWRLEAGTPNVAGMIGLAEAVKYLSRIGMENVRKHDIELTDRALRLLMELGEEVSILGPKRAEERTGLIAFNIKGLHYHTVAKALDIFGIAVRSGGHCAHPLHYRLGTRGSVRASFYIYNTVQEVNAFYEALKAILSLRERLSSEPVEEVCTGT from the coding sequence ATGAGATTGACATTTGATGTGGACAGAGTCAGAGAGGATTTTCCTATATTAAACAGAAAAATAAATGGACGACAGCTGATATACTTTGACAATGCAGCTACAACCCAGAGGCCAAAGCAGGTAGTAGAGGCTATAGCAAGATTCTACCTTCATAGCAATGCTAATGTCCATAGGGGAATGCATGCTCTTTCTCAGGAAGCTAGCCAGATGTTCGAGGAAGCTCATGAGACTGTTGCTAAATTTATCAATGCAGATTCATGGCAAGAAATAGTTTTGACATTGAACACGACAGATTCCATAAACTTGGTTGCTTGGGGATGGGGGCTGAAAAATCTATCTCCAGGCGATGAAATATTGCTAACAGTTATGGATCATCACAGCAATATGCTGCCCTGGAGAATTGTTGCTAGCAAACTTGGTGCAGTTGTGAAGTATGTTGATATAGATGATGAGGGAAGAATTAACTATGATGACCTCGAAGAGAAGCTCAATGAGAGGACTAAGATAGTTGCCTTCCCTATGGCGAGCAATGTTGTGGGAACAATTAATGATATTAGAAGAATATCGAGGCTTGCTCACTCAGTTGGAGCGATAGTTGTTGGAGATGGTGCCCAATATGTTCCACATGTACCAACAGATGTTAGGAGCCTAGAGCTTGACTTCATGGCATTCAGTGGGCATAAAATGCTAGGCCCCATGGGAGTAGGAATTCTATGGGGAAGGAGAGATGTGCTTGAGGAACTCATGCCATTCAGGGTTGGAGGAGAGACTATTGAGGATGTGACTCTGGAGAGCATCAAGTGGCAACCCCTTCCCTGGAGGCTAGAAGCTGGAACTCCGAATGTTGCAGGGATGATAGGACTGGCTGAGGCAGTGAAGTATTTGAGTAGAATTGGAATGGAGAATGTGAGAAAACATGACATTGAGCTAACCGACAGGGCTCTTAGATTATTGATGGAGCTTGGAGAGGAAGTCTCAATTCTTGGTCCAAAGAGAGCGGAAGAGAGAACGGGATTAATAGCATTCAATATAAAGGGACTGCATTATCACACTGTTGCAAAGGCTCTGGATATCTTTGGAATCGCTGTTAGGAGTGGAGGACATTGTGCCCATCCGCTCCATTATAGGCTCGGAACGAGGGGAAGCGTAAGGGCAAGTTTCTACATATACAATACAGTTCAGGAGGTCAATGCCTTCTATGAAGCTCTGAAAGCCATATTATCGCTGAGAGAGAGGCTTTCTTCTGAGCCTGTAGAAGAGGTTTGCACGGGCACTTGA